The Idiomarina loihiensis L2TR genomic sequence CTGCACGTCGGCAAAAAGTGCTGCCGTAATAAACAACATTAAGGCAATGCAGGCGGCAAACACCAAACTGCTAAAGAATTTAGCGACCACATAAGCAGAAAGAGGCATGGGCGAAATGCGCTTCAGTGTAAGCCAGCCTTGTGCCCTGTCGCTAGCAACAGCTGTTGCGTAGTTAAATAATGCTGGCCCCATCATGCCAAAACAGGCGTATGAAACCAGCATATACTCGCCTTGTGCCGCGCTAAAGTTAAAGACAATACCGAAGAACACGTAAAACACGAGTGGAAATAACATGGCAGGTAAAAAGAATGCGGGCGTGCGCCATAAGCTGAGCAAGTCGTAGAGGCTTTCTTTTAAATAAATATCCGAATTAAGCATGAGCGGGCTCCCGAATAAGGTGTAAG encodes the following:
- a CDS encoding ABC transporter permease, which produces MLNSDIYLKESLYDLLSLWRTPAFFLPAMLFPLVFYVFFGIVFNFSAAQGEYMLVSYACFGMMGPALFNYATAVASDRAQGWLTLKRISPMPLSAYVVAKFFSSLVFAACIALMLFITAALFADVQLLLWQWATLFTVLLIGTLPFALIGLLMGLCLSDKAAPAVVNLVYLPMAFLSGLWVPIQFLPDTVRYIAYGLPSYHYSQLAHAVIGTNQGHNLWLHGLYLVAFCGVLIAVIYWRYQRLSR